Proteins from a single region of Pseudodesulfovibrio portus:
- a CDS encoding sigma-70 family RNA polymerase sigma factor, with the protein MAYYKDSDQFGGKERAPGGWAHSHDFSRVVAELTPGMIVRAERILKSRDAAQDAVQESLLVAFARLEQLRDIKSFPVWFRTIVDSQCYRTLRKRGRETSLDSLECVEPLAPRSADPAKQYEWSCVRAAARNAFQQLSLPLQDATVLYYESGYSVSEIADILSLRKGTVRKRLHDAQSQLSELLGPELGSPAIRVGYLSISDHLLGMVAHRMHQGRNSGIRMKRFLSWKALAEALSSKTIDAAFIMAPLAMQLCLSGTPLKYILDGHHDGSALATSTRELRGKRVGVPGPYSTHRVLLGKLATDFPNLWDNIAMADTHPSYAIRSLKTQLIDAFFCAEPWTSKCVLEGGGDLLINSKDVIPGHPCCVVAVREDFCRVHGDLVSVFVRALLKARDKLYTDVTYCAETQELYTGVPAELAKQVLEKRLVTFEDLRPDRGRMESFMNLAIASGVLPGPCDLDAFVCTDYP; encoded by the coding sequence ATGGCCTATTACAAAGATTCCGATCAGTTCGGCGGGAAAGAGCGCGCACCCGGCGGTTGGGCTCATTCCCATGATTTCAGCCGCGTGGTTGCCGAGTTGACCCCGGGGATGATCGTTCGCGCCGAACGGATTCTCAAGTCGCGGGATGCGGCCCAGGACGCAGTGCAGGAGTCGTTGCTCGTTGCCTTTGCCCGATTGGAGCAGTTGCGGGACATAAAGAGCTTTCCGGTCTGGTTCAGGACCATCGTGGATTCCCAATGCTACCGGACTTTGCGGAAGCGGGGGCGGGAAACGTCGCTGGATTCCCTCGAGTGTGTCGAGCCGTTGGCTCCCAGGTCCGCCGACCCGGCGAAGCAGTATGAATGGTCGTGCGTGAGGGCCGCCGCCCGGAACGCCTTCCAACAACTTTCCCTGCCGCTGCAGGACGCCACGGTCCTGTATTACGAATCCGGGTACTCGGTTTCGGAGATAGCGGACATCCTCTCCCTGAGGAAGGGGACCGTGCGGAAGCGGCTGCATGACGCCCAGTCCCAGCTCTCGGAGCTGCTCGGCCCGGAGCTCGGTTCGCCCGCCATACGCGTCGGCTATCTTTCGATTTCCGACCACCTCCTCGGCATGGTCGCCCATCGGATGCACCAAGGGCGCAACTCCGGTATCCGGATGAAGCGGTTCCTGTCGTGGAAGGCCTTGGCCGAAGCCTTGTCGTCGAAGACCATCGATGCCGCGTTCATCATGGCGCCGCTCGCCATGCAGCTGTGCCTTTCCGGTACACCGCTCAAGTACATTCTGGACGGCCATCACGACGGCAGCGCCCTGGCCACATCGACCAGGGAACTGCGGGGCAAGCGCGTGGGCGTTCCCGGTCCCTATTCGACGCACAGGGTCCTGCTCGGCAAGCTGGCCACTGATTTTCCCAATCTCTGGGACAACATCGCCATGGCGGACACCCACCCCTCATACGCCATCCGGTCGCTGAAGACACAGCTTATCGACGCCTTTTTCTGCGCCGAGCCATGGACGTCCAAGTGCGTGCTCGAAGGTGGCGGGGACCTGCTGATCAATTCGAAAGACGTCATTCCCGGCCACCCCTGTTGCGTGGTCGCCGTGCGGGAGGATTTCTGCCGGGTGCACGGCGATCTGGTGTCCGTCTTCGTGCGGGCCCTGCTCAAGGCCCGTGACAAATTGTACACCGATGTCACGTATTGCGCCGAAACGCAGGAGCTGTACACGGGCGTCCCCGCCGAACTCGCGAAGCAGGTCCTTGAAAAGCGGCTGGTGACGTTTGAGGATCTGCGGCCTGACCGGGGACGTATGGAATCGTTCATGAACCTGGCCATTGCCAGCGGCGTGCTTCCCGGTCCGTGCGATCTGGACGCCTTTGTCTGCACCGACTATCCGTAA